A single window of Ananas comosus cultivar F153 linkage group 17, ASM154086v1, whole genome shotgun sequence DNA harbors:
- the LOC109722706 gene encoding soluble starch synthase 2-3, chloroplastic/amyloplastic-like, producing the protein MDATRPYWPISAEQTRPTRAGADTCPPPPPVFKTPLRNPPFVLRSERSRERGRVKRIKRSKEGQREREREREMDRRGGGCCIARYGGDADVAWRVGRIMLRFRPIAPKPAAGGGAAPPPPAAAPEGSGGGGGREGGRRGRRPRRATVEERSSSSSSSAEHTSAIVTLPLMPESPETAKAGGGPAAPDPAPEGIPGWLLRAAAAAAAAAAAAARPAEVVVPRPVRPAGSWVTVESVVDTWRDGEAGAARELVRPALDDEEAPVFVSDRWERVTWTNEAYRRMVVGPAKSAGADNDDAGDDDAGDDDAAADDDGDEEEEVRVGLVTKGHVPEWGTCGAFTCLVRVRYACRRKGRGSLAAPCDVWRSDGGCYTWRLDVKAALSLSLCL; encoded by the coding sequence ATGGACGCCACGCGTCCGTATTGGCCAATCTCCGCGGAGCAGACACGCCCGACACGTGCTGGCGCGGACACGTGTCCACCACCACCCCCTGTATTTAAAACCCCACTACGCAACCCTCCCTTCGTTCTCCGCAGTGagcgatcgagagagagagggagagtgaaaAGGATAAAGAGAAGTAAAGAgggccagagagagagagagagagagagagagatggatagGAGAGGAGGGGGTTGTTGCATCGCGAGGTACGGAGGGGACGCTGACGTGGCGTGGAGGGTGGGCCGGATAATGCTGCGGTTCCGGCCCATCGCGCCGAAGCCCGCGGCGGGTGGgggggcggcgccgcctccgcctgcggcggcgccggaggggagcggcggcggcggagggagggagggggggaggagggggcggaggccgaggagggcgacggtggaggagaggtcgtcgtcgtcgtcgtcctcggcgGAGCACACCTCGGCGATCGTGACGCTCCCGCTGATGCCGGAGTCGCCGGAGACGGCGAAGGCGGGGGGTGGCCCTGCGGCGCCGGATCCGGCGCCGGAGGGGATCCCGGGGTGGCTGCTgcgcgccgcggcggcggctgcggcggcggctgcggcggcggcgcggccggCGGAGGTGGTGGTGCCGCGGCCGGTGCGGCCGGCGGGGTCGTGGGTGACGGTGGAGAGCGTGGTGGACACGTGGCGCGACGGGGAGGCGGGAGCCGCGCGGGAGCTGGTGCGGCCCGCCCTGGACGACGAGGAGGCGCCGGTGTTCGTGTCGGACCGGTGGGAGCGGGTGACGTGGACCAACGAGGCCTACCGCAGGATGGTGGTGGGCCCCGCAAAGAGCGCGGGCGCCGACAACGACGacgccggcgacgacgacgccggcgacgacgacgccgccgccgacgacgacggcgacgaggaggaggaggtgcgtGTGGGGCTGGTGACGAAGGGGCACGTGCCGGAGTGGGGCACGTGTGGGGCGTTCACGTGCCTCGTGCGCGTGCGCTACGCGTGTCGCCGGAAGGGTCGGGGCTCTCTCGCGGCGCCGTGCGACGTGTGGCGCTCGGACGGGGGCTGCTACACGTGGCGCCTCGACGTTAAAGCCGCGCTCAGCCTCAGCCTCtgcctctag
- the LOC109722693 gene encoding protein Iojap-related, mitochondrial, whose product MFSTVRSRALSSLPWRLPLGFLRSSSSFASSSASNLGLLELGEVEKVLGDVKAEDVRVIPVRDQCDWTDYMVIATGRSTWHVRNIAQALIHKVKQKQQGSERLLLPSVEGHAGGKWIVIDSGTVIVHALDEKARAYYNLESLWTKEMSPKSQNQDLEKSIVKTRRRDKSEKPMKSV is encoded by the exons ATGTTCTCCACCGTGCGATCGCGTGCTCTCTCGTCCCTCCCATGGAGGCTCCCGCTAGGGTTTCTCCGCTCCTCGTCCTCTTTCGCCTCCTCCTCTGCGTCGAATCTAGGGCTTCTTGAGCTCGGCGAGGTGGAGAAGGTGCTCGGCGACGTCAAAGCCGAAGACGTGCGGGTGATCCCCGTGCGCGACCAGTGCGATTGGACCGATTACATGGTCATCGCCACGGGGCGATCCACGTGGCACGTGCGCAACATCGCCCAAGCCCTAATCCACAAG GTAAAACAGAAGCAGCAGGGGTCTGAACGATTACTGCTTCCTAGCGTAGAGGGTCATGCAGGTGGAAAGTGGATTGTCATAGATTCTG GTACAGTGATTGTTCATGCGCTTGATGAGAAGGCAAGGGCATACTATAATTTAGAAAGTCTTTGGACAAAAGAGATGTCTCCCAAGAGTCAGAACCAG GATCTAGAGAAATCGATTGTTAAGACTCGGCGAAGGGACAAATCAGAGAAACCCATGAAGAGTGTCTAA
- the LOC109723314 gene encoding thymidylate kinase-like isoform X2 encodes MAVLSRLRILSWAPHRSSLICACKQIVYAMNAGSLGTSGHVKLSCRHIMRSFCAVEMDNDIRGCSRGSLIVLEGLDRSGKTSQCGNLLAYLQGKGFSVEAWQFPDRSTSVGKMISAYLANESQLDDRTIHLLFSANRALMENKLKSGTTLIVDRYSYSGVAFSAAKGLNIEWCKAPEVGLIAPDVVVYLDVPPEKAAERGGYGLEKYEQLDFQGKVAEHYHNLLDSSWEIVDGSQSIESVERQLKDLAMHSILTCQRGKPLTNLWSH; translated from the exons ATGGCCGTTCTTTCACGTCTGCGAATACTTTCCTGGGCCCCTCATCGTTCTTCACTTATTTGTGCATGCAAGCAAATTGTTTACGCAAT GAATGCCGGATCACTGGGAACTTCAGGTCATGTAAAACTCTCGTGTCGGCACATTATGAGATCTTTTTGTGCTGTAGAAATGGATAATGATATCCGTGGATGCTCACGAGGTTCTCTTATAGTCCTAGAAGGACTAGATCGGAGTGGAAAAACTTCACAATGTGGTAATCTGCTTGCGTACTTGCAAGGAAAAGGGTTTTCTGTTGAGGCATGGCAATTTCCAGACCGAAGCACCAGTGTTGGCAAAATGATTTCTGCATATCTCGCAAATGAGTCGCAATTAGATGATAGAACAATCCACTTACTTTTCAGTGCTAATCG AGCTTTGATGGAAAACAAGCTAAAGAGTGGAACAACCCTTATTGTTGATCGCTATTCTTACTCTGGGGTAGCTTTTTCTGCTGCCAAAGGACTCAATATTGAGTGGTGTAAG GCTCCAGAAGTGGGGTTAATAGCACCAGATGTAGTTGTATATCTTGATGTACCTCCAGAG AAAGCAGCTGAAAGAGGAGGTTATGGCCTTGAGAAATATGAACAACTAGATTTCCAAGGAAAAGTTGCTGAGCACTATCATAATCTCCTCGATTCTTCTTGGGAG ATTGTTGATGGCTCCCAATCAATCGAGTCGGTGGAGCGACAGCTAAAAGATCTCGCGATGCATTCCATACTAACTTGTCAACGTGGAAAGCCGCTCACCAACCTCTGGTCACACTAG
- the LOC109723314 gene encoding thymidylate kinase-like isoform X1, which translates to MAVLSRLRILSWAPHRSSLICACKQIVYAMNAGSLGTSGHVKLSCRHIMRSFCAVEMDNDIRGCSRGSLIVLEGLDRSGKTSQCGNLLAYLQGKGFSVEAWQFPDRSTSVGKMISAYLANESQLDDRTIHLLFSANRWEKRALMENKLKSGTTLIVDRYSYSGVAFSAAKGLNIEWCKAPEVGLIAPDVVVYLDVPPEKAAERGGYGLEKYEQLDFQGKVAEHYHNLLDSSWEIVDGSQSIESVERQLKDLAMHSILTCQRGKPLTNLWSH; encoded by the exons ATGGCCGTTCTTTCACGTCTGCGAATACTTTCCTGGGCCCCTCATCGTTCTTCACTTATTTGTGCATGCAAGCAAATTGTTTACGCAAT GAATGCCGGATCACTGGGAACTTCAGGTCATGTAAAACTCTCGTGTCGGCACATTATGAGATCTTTTTGTGCTGTAGAAATGGATAATGATATCCGTGGATGCTCACGAGGTTCTCTTATAGTCCTAGAAGGACTAGATCGGAGTGGAAAAACTTCACAATGTGGTAATCTGCTTGCGTACTTGCAAGGAAAAGGGTTTTCTGTTGAGGCATGGCAATTTCCAGACCGAAGCACCAGTGTTGGCAAAATGATTTCTGCATATCTCGCAAATGAGTCGCAATTAGATGATAGAACAATCCACTTACTTTTCAGTGCTAATCGGTGGGAGAAAAG AGCTTTGATGGAAAACAAGCTAAAGAGTGGAACAACCCTTATTGTTGATCGCTATTCTTACTCTGGGGTAGCTTTTTCTGCTGCCAAAGGACTCAATATTGAGTGGTGTAAG GCTCCAGAAGTGGGGTTAATAGCACCAGATGTAGTTGTATATCTTGATGTACCTCCAGAG AAAGCAGCTGAAAGAGGAGGTTATGGCCTTGAGAAATATGAACAACTAGATTTCCAAGGAAAAGTTGCTGAGCACTATCATAATCTCCTCGATTCTTCTTGGGAG ATTGTTGATGGCTCCCAATCAATCGAGTCGGTGGAGCGACAGCTAAAAGATCTCGCGATGCATTCCATACTAACTTGTCAACGTGGAAAGCCGCTCACCAACCTCTGGTCACACTAG
- the LOC109723314 gene encoding thymidylate kinase-like isoform X3, producing the protein MRSFCAVEMDNDIRGCSRGSLIVLEGLDRSGKTSQCGNLLAYLQGKGFSVEAWQFPDRSTSVGKMISAYLANESQLDDRTIHLLFSANRWEKRALMENKLKSGTTLIVDRYSYSGVAFSAAKGLNIEWCKAPEVGLIAPDVVVYLDVPPEKAAERGGYGLEKYEQLDFQGKVAEHYHNLLDSSWEIVDGSQSIESVERQLKDLAMHSILTCQRGKPLTNLWSH; encoded by the exons ATGAGATCTTTTTGTGCTGTAGAAATGGATAATGATATCCGTGGATGCTCACGAGGTTCTCTTATAGTCCTAGAAGGACTAGATCGGAGTGGAAAAACTTCACAATGTGGTAATCTGCTTGCGTACTTGCAAGGAAAAGGGTTTTCTGTTGAGGCATGGCAATTTCCAGACCGAAGCACCAGTGTTGGCAAAATGATTTCTGCATATCTCGCAAATGAGTCGCAATTAGATGATAGAACAATCCACTTACTTTTCAGTGCTAATCGGTGGGAGAAAAG AGCTTTGATGGAAAACAAGCTAAAGAGTGGAACAACCCTTATTGTTGATCGCTATTCTTACTCTGGGGTAGCTTTTTCTGCTGCCAAAGGACTCAATATTGAGTGGTGTAAG GCTCCAGAAGTGGGGTTAATAGCACCAGATGTAGTTGTATATCTTGATGTACCTCCAGAG AAAGCAGCTGAAAGAGGAGGTTATGGCCTTGAGAAATATGAACAACTAGATTTCCAAGGAAAAGTTGCTGAGCACTATCATAATCTCCTCGATTCTTCTTGGGAG ATTGTTGATGGCTCCCAATCAATCGAGTCGGTGGAGCGACAGCTAAAAGATCTCGCGATGCATTCCATACTAACTTGTCAACGTGGAAAGCCGCTCACCAACCTCTGGTCACACTAG